A window of the Anoplopoma fimbria isolate UVic2021 breed Golden Eagle Sablefish chromosome 17, Afim_UVic_2022, whole genome shotgun sequence genome harbors these coding sequences:
- the LOC129105546 gene encoding protein bicaudal D homolog 2-like: MSMEEQEFPDAVLVTEAGPQWLRVEVERLTRELRETTHEKIQAAEYGLAVLEEKQQLKQRHDELETEYETVRHELDQLKEAFGQAYSAHRKVAADGESREESLMLESASKDALYQQKVLELQNELRQAKDSLTSVQSENDRLSSIALEIREHSELAELQRGQLRDDVREYKVREARLLQDYSELEEENISLQKQVSVLRQSQVEFEGLKHEIRRLEEDSQCLHSQQEEAVRLREIAERQLTEALETIKTEREQKASLRKELSHYMTIGGSVSSFSISFDNLKLHEDSSIITEPDNDDLIRGFENGLAKIGEGDGDNRAAVNKRGDAFKPAPSLVDDLLSELNISEIQKLKQQLVQVEREKAALINSLQENQKHLEQAYGTVSEQKETVNRLTENLTAMRKLQASKERQSALDSEKDRDSHDDGDYYELDINGPEILQCKYTVAVSEAGELRQELKTLRSQYEECRTQYECERARLDSEIQELRSKLASLEKISHGDKAEVARLEKELRQVSETAGESLGSLNVAQDELIAFSEELANLYNHVCMCNNETPNRVMLDYYKEGKAIVRKGHEGKEHQSSILLTNGLITETEPGSNSSSTSAVPVPEHRPEPMNVYNLVAIIRDQIRHLQQAVDRTTDLSRQRLANLELSTVSDKDKEACMGEILKLKSLLSTKREQIATLRAVLKANKQTAEVALANLKGKYDSEKAMVTETIMKLRNELKALKEDAATFSSLRAMFATRCDEYVTQLDDMQRQLGAAEDEKKTLNSLLRMAIQQKLALTQRLEDLEFDHEQARRNNATAGGGKSKTKAKGASSNHH; this comes from the exons GCCTTTGGACAAGCGTATTCAGCCCACAGGAAGGTGGCAGCAGATGGGGAAAGCAGGGAAGAGTCACTGATGCTTGAGTCTGCCAGTAAGGACGCTCTCTACCAGCAGAAGGTCCTGGAGCTGCAGAATGAGCTCCGACAGGCCAAAGACTCCCTCACAAGCGTACAATCTGAAAATGATCGCCTGTCGTCCATTGCTCTGGAGATAAGAGAG CATTCAGAGCTGGCAGAGCTGCAGCGAGGTCAGCTGCGTGATGACGTGAGAGAGTACAAGGTGCGAGAAGCTCGTCTGCTGCAGGACTACAgcgagctggaggaggagaacatcTCTCTTCAGAAACAAGTGTCTGTGCTGAGACAGAGCCAG GTGGAATTTGAAGGTCTAAAGCATGAGATCCGCCGTCTGGAGGAGGACTCCCAGTGCCTACACAGCCAGCAGGAGGAAGCTGTGCGTCTGAGAGAAATCGCTGAGCGACAGCTGACGGAGGCCTTAGAAACGATCAAAACGGAGCGTGAGCAGAAGGCATCTCTTCGCAAGGAGCTCTCCCACTATATGACCATCGGCGGCTCTGTCAGCTCTTTCAGTATCTCCTTCGACAACCTAAAGCTCCATGAGGATTCCTCCATCATTACAGAGCCCGACAATGATGATCTCATCAGAGGCTTTGAAAACGGCTTGGCCAAGATAGGTGAAGGTGATGGAGACAACAGAGCTGCTGTGAACAAGAGAGGAGACGCTTTCAAGCCGGCTCCTAGCCTGGTGGACGACCTGCTGAGCGAGCTCAACATCTCTGAGATCCAGAAACTTAAACAACAGCTTGTGCAG gTGGAGCGGGAGAAAGCCGCCCTGATCAACTCTCTCCAGGAGAACCAGAAGCACCTTGAACAGGCCTATGGGACTGTGTCCGAGCAAAAGGAAACGGTCAACAGGCTGACTGAAAACCTCACTGCCATGAGGAAACTTCAGGCCAGTAAGGAGCGCCAGTCTGCCCTCGACAGTGAGAAAGACAGGGACAGCCACGATGACGGAGACTACTACGAGCTGGACATCAATGGACCCGAGATTCTTCAGTGTAAATACACTGTGGCGGTGTCTGAAGCCGGGGAGTTGAGGCAGGAGTTGAAGACTCTGAGGTCACAGTACGAGGAGTGTCGAACCCAGTACGAATGTGAGCGAGCGCGGCTGGATAGCGAAATCCAGGAGCTGAGGTCAAAGTTGGCGTCCCTGGAGAAGATTAGCCACGGCGACAAAGCAGAGGTGGCTCGTCTGGAGAAGGAGCTCCGTCAGGTCAGCGAGACGGCGGGAGAATCACTTGGCAGCCTTAACGTGGCGCAGGATGAGCTCATAGCTTTCAGTGAAGAGCTGGCCAATCTCTACAaccatgtgtgtatgtgcaacAATGAGACCCCTAACCGCGTCATGCTCGACTACTACAAAGAAGGAAAGGCCATAGTAAGAAAGGGGCATGAAGGGAAGGAGCACCAGTCTTCCATACTTCTCACTAATGGGCTGATCACTGAGACTGAACCTGGAAGTAATTCCAGCAGCACCTCAGCTGTGCCCGTCCCAGAGCACCGGCCAGAACCCATGAACGTCTATAACCTCGTAGCCATCATCAGGGACCAGATCCGCCACCTGCAGCAGGCAGTGGACCGCACCACAGACCTGTCCCGTCAGAGGCTTGCTAACCTGGAGTTGAGCACAGTGTCAGACAAGGACAAGGAGGCTTGCATGGGAGAGATCCTCAAACTGAAGTCCCTTCTGAGCACCAAAAGGGAACAGATCGCCACTCTCAGAGCTGTGCTGAAGGCCAACAAACAG ACGGCTGAGGTTGCTCTGGCCAACCTGAAGGGTAAGTACGACAGCGAGAAGGCCATGGTGACGGAGACAATAATGAAGCTCCGCAATGAACTTAAGGCTCTGAAAGAGGACGCTGCAACGTTCTCCTCTCTTCGAGCCATGTTTGCTACAAG gTGTGATGAGTATGTGACCCAGCTGGATGACATGCAGAGGCAGCTGGGTGCTGCGGAGGATGAGAAGAAGACCCTGAATTCTCTGTTACGTATGGCCATCCAGCAGAAACTGGCCTTAACCCAGCGCCTGGAGGACTTGGAGTTTGACCATGAGCAGGCGCGCCGCAACAATGCCACAGCGGGGGGTGGtaagagcaaaacaaaagccAAGGGAGCCTCGTCCAACCATCAT TAA
- the card19 gene encoding caspase recruitment domain family, member 19 isoform X2: MGDSFHDQLTEDSAFLRADLRLDTELVDKVILQLNRIYPQILSDKEATKFRNLDVPTSVRLSELLAHLQGRGEEACREFYRALHLHVEEVYYSLPTRLRLRDSLDPLAYPRVCKQRYVLNDRGPVFFLGCFSVTVGMALLYYYSEAKVAGGSRALGMAALGLKKKAQEVLIWYTEETLMK; this comes from the exons ATGGGAG ACAGCTTTCATGATCAGCTGACAGAGGACAGCGCCTTCCTCAGAGCCGACCTGAGACTGGACACGGAGCTGGTGGACAAAGTCATCCTGCAGCTGAACAGAATCTACCCGCAGATCCTGTCAGACAAGGAGGCCACAAAA TTCAGAAACTTGGATGTGCCCACAAGTGTTCGACTCAGTGAGCTCCTGGCTCACCtgcaggggagaggagaggaggcatgCAGGGAGTTTTACAGAGCTCTTCACTTGCATGTAGAGGAGGTTTACTACAGCTTGCCCACACGGCTCCGCCTCAGAG ATTCCTTAGACCCACTGGCATATCCACGTGTCTGCAAACAGAGATATGTTCTGAACGACAGAG GTCCCGTCTTCTTTCTGGGCTGTTTCAGTGTTACAGTGGGAATGGCTCTACTTTATTACTACAGTG AGGCTAAAGTGGCTGGAGGAAGCCGGGCCCTCGGGATGGCTGCTCTGGGTTTGAAGAAAAAAGCCCAGGAGGTTCTCATATGGTACACTGAAGAAACACTCATGAAGTAA
- the card19 gene encoding caspase recruitment domain family, member 19 isoform X1 produces the protein MVSLLTWTDSFHDQLTEDSAFLRADLRLDTELVDKVILQLNRIYPQILSDKEATKFRNLDVPTSVRLSELLAHLQGRGEEACREFYRALHLHVEEVYYSLPTRLRLRDSLDPLAYPRVCKQRYVLNDRGPVFFLGCFSVTVGMALLYYYSEAKVAGGSRALGMAALGLKKKAQEVLIWYTEETLMK, from the exons ATGGTGTCTCTGTTAACGTGGACAGACAGCTTTCATGATCAGCTGACAGAGGACAGCGCCTTCCTCAGAGCCGACCTGAGACTGGACACGGAGCTGGTGGACAAAGTCATCCTGCAGCTGAACAGAATCTACCCGCAGATCCTGTCAGACAAGGAGGCCACAAAA TTCAGAAACTTGGATGTGCCCACAAGTGTTCGACTCAGTGAGCTCCTGGCTCACCtgcaggggagaggagaggaggcatgCAGGGAGTTTTACAGAGCTCTTCACTTGCATGTAGAGGAGGTTTACTACAGCTTGCCCACACGGCTCCGCCTCAGAG ATTCCTTAGACCCACTGGCATATCCACGTGTCTGCAAACAGAGATATGTTCTGAACGACAGAG GTCCCGTCTTCTTTCTGGGCTGTTTCAGTGTTACAGTGGGAATGGCTCTACTTTATTACTACAGTG AGGCTAAAGTGGCTGGAGGAAGCCGGGCCCTCGGGATGGCTGCTCTGGGTTTGAAGAAAAAAGCCCAGGAGGTTCTCATATGGTACACTGAAGAAACACTCATGAAGTAA
- the ninj1 gene encoding ninjurin-1, with product MAAENLEMNSHNDRNGGVEVLLQGPQRTGPLNMNHYANKKSAAESMLDVALLMANASQLKAVLEQGPEFTFYVPLITLISISLILQIVVGVLLIFIVKWNLNDTSMHYKLNVMENAATAFVFIIVVVNVFITAFGVQRPKPSS from the exons ATGGCTGCGGAAAACTTGGAAATGAACAGTCACAATGACCGAAACGGAGGGGTGGAG gtCCTGCTGCAAGGCCCCCAGAGGACGGGGCCTCTGAACATGAACCATTATGCCAATAAGAAGAGTGCAGCAGAGAGCATGCTGGATGTGGCTCTCCTGATGGCCAACGCCTCACAGCTGAAGGCTGTACTGGAGCAAGGACCAGAGTTCACCTTCTATGTGCCTCTTATTACTCTTATTAGCATCTCCCTCATCCTACAAATCGTAGTGGGAGTTCTGCTCATCTTCATAG TTAAGTGGAACCTGAATGACACCAGCATGCACTACAAGCTGAACGTCATGGAGAACGCCGCCACGGCCTTCGTCTTTATCATAGTCGTGGTCAACGTCTTCATCACAGCTTTTGGAGTCCAGCGACCTAAACCAAGTTCTTGA